Proteins co-encoded in one Populus trichocarpa isolate Nisqually-1 chromosome 10, P.trichocarpa_v4.1, whole genome shotgun sequence genomic window:
- the LOC7498008 gene encoding sugar transporter ERD6-like 16 isoform X1, producing the protein MTIKLQGDVEQGEIIGLEDLEKPLIFEEKIVVINDNNETDQDQESTGSIGMVLLCTFVAVCGSFEFGSCVGYSAPTQSAIREDLNLSIAEYSMFGSILTIGAMLGAITSGRIADFIGRKGAMRMSACFCITGWLAVFFSRGPFSLDVGRILTGYGIGVFSYVVPIFIAEIAPKNLRGGLTTLNQLMIVTGSSTAFLIGSVITWRGLALTGLVPCIFLLVGLCFVPESPRWLAKVGLQKEFRVALQKLRGKDADVTREAAEIQVYLENLQALPKAKLLNLFESKYIRSVIIGVALMVFQQFGGINGIGFYASETFASAGLSSAKIGTIAYACIQIPITMLGAILMDKSGRRPLMMISSTGTFLGSFLAGTSFFLKGQGLLLEWVPILTIAGVLIYVSAFSIGMGAVPWVIMSEIFPINIKGIAGSLVVLVNWSGAWAVSFTFNFLMDWSSSGTFLVYSGFSVLTVLYVAKFVPETKGKTLEEIQKSINS; encoded by the exons ATGACTATTAAGCTACAGGGAGATGTTGAGCAAGGTGAAATCATTGGCCTTGAAGACTTGGAAAAGCCATTGATCTTCGAGGAGAAAATTGTTgtgattaatgataataatgaaacTGATCAAGATCAAGAGAGTACTGGATCCATTGGGATGGTTTTGCTATGCACATTTGTTGCTGTTTGTGGTTCTTTTGAATTTGGCTCTTGT GTGGGTTATTCAGCTCCCACGCAATCTGCAATCAGGGAAGATCTTAATCTCTCAATAGCTGAG TACTCTATGTTCGGCTCTATATTAACCATTGGTGCAATGCTTGGTGCTATCACAAGTGGCCGGATTGCAGACTTTATTGGTCGGAAAGGG GCAATGAGAATGTCAGCTTGCTTCTGCATCACAGGATGGCTAGCAGTCTTCTTCTCTAGA GGACCTTTTTCACTTGATGTGGGAAGGATTCTAACAGGATATGGCATTGGAGTTTTCTCTTACGTG GTTCCAATATTTATAGCAGAAATAGCACCAAAGAATCTCCGTGGAGGGCTCACCACATTAAATCAG CTCATGATCGTTACTGGCTCGTCCACTGCATTCTTAATTGGATCGGTTATAACATGGAGAGGACTAGCTCTAACTG GTCTTGTTCCCTGCATTTTCCTGCTTGTTGGTCTATGTTTCGTTCCCGAGTCTCCCAGATGGCTG GCAAAAGTTGGCCTCCAGAAAGAATTCCGAGTTGCACTGCAGAAACTACGTGGAAAAGATGCTGATGTTACTCGTGAAGCTGCTGAAATCCAA GTTTACCTTGAAAATCTTCAAGCCCTTCCTAAAGCTAAACTTCTCAATTTGTTCGAAAGCAAATACATCCGTTCTGTTATT ATTGGAGTGGCGTTAATGGTTTTCCAACAATTTGGAGGAATTAATGGCATTGGATTTTATGCAAGCGAAACCTTTGCTTCAGCTG GACTTTCTTCAGCAAAAATCGGAACCATAGCATATGCTTGCATTCAG ATCCCAATAACCATGCTGGGAGCAATTTTAATGGACAAATCTGGGAGACGACCACTTATGATG ATCTCTTCCACTGGAACATTTCTAGGCTCTTTCTTAGCAGgaacttctttctttctcaag GGGCAGGGCTTGTTGCTTGAGTGGGTACCAATATTAACCATCGCAGGAGTGCTG ATTTATGTATCAGCATTCTCAATTGGAATGGGAGCAGTTCCCTGGGTGATCATGTCTGAG ATTTTTCCAATTAACATAAAGGGGATTGCTGGGAGCTTGGTGGTGCTAGTGAACTGGTCGGGGGCATGGGCAGTTTCTTTTACCTTCAACTTTCTCATGGACTGGAGTTCCTCAG GTACATTCTTGGTGTACTCGGGATTCTCAGTGCTAACAGTTCTTTACGTGGCCAAGTTTGTGCCAGAAACCAAAGGAAAAACACTGGAAGAAATCCAGAAAAGTATCAATTCATAG
- the LOC7498008 gene encoding sugar transporter ERD6-like 16 isoform X2 produces MFGSILTIGAMLGAITSGRIADFIGRKGAMRMSACFCITGWLAVFFSRGPFSLDVGRILTGYGIGVFSYVVPIFIAEIAPKNLRGGLTTLNQLMIVTGSSTAFLIGSVITWRGLALTGLVPCIFLLVGLCFVPESPRWLAKVGLQKEFRVALQKLRGKDADVTREAAEIQVYLENLQALPKAKLLNLFESKYIRSVIIGVALMVFQQFGGINGIGFYASETFASAGLSSAKIGTIAYACIQIPITMLGAILMDKSGRRPLMMISSTGTFLGSFLAGTSFFLKGQGLLLEWVPILTIAGVLIYVSAFSIGMGAVPWVIMSEIFPINIKGIAGSLVVLVNWSGAWAVSFTFNFLMDWSSSGTFLVYSGFSVLTVLYVAKFVPETKGKTLEEIQKSINS; encoded by the exons ATGTTCGGCTCTATATTAACCATTGGTGCAATGCTTGGTGCTATCACAAGTGGCCGGATTGCAGACTTTATTGGTCGGAAAGGG GCAATGAGAATGTCAGCTTGCTTCTGCATCACAGGATGGCTAGCAGTCTTCTTCTCTAGA GGACCTTTTTCACTTGATGTGGGAAGGATTCTAACAGGATATGGCATTGGAGTTTTCTCTTACGTG GTTCCAATATTTATAGCAGAAATAGCACCAAAGAATCTCCGTGGAGGGCTCACCACATTAAATCAG CTCATGATCGTTACTGGCTCGTCCACTGCATTCTTAATTGGATCGGTTATAACATGGAGAGGACTAGCTCTAACTG GTCTTGTTCCCTGCATTTTCCTGCTTGTTGGTCTATGTTTCGTTCCCGAGTCTCCCAGATGGCTG GCAAAAGTTGGCCTCCAGAAAGAATTCCGAGTTGCACTGCAGAAACTACGTGGAAAAGATGCTGATGTTACTCGTGAAGCTGCTGAAATCCAA GTTTACCTTGAAAATCTTCAAGCCCTTCCTAAAGCTAAACTTCTCAATTTGTTCGAAAGCAAATACATCCGTTCTGTTATT ATTGGAGTGGCGTTAATGGTTTTCCAACAATTTGGAGGAATTAATGGCATTGGATTTTATGCAAGCGAAACCTTTGCTTCAGCTG GACTTTCTTCAGCAAAAATCGGAACCATAGCATATGCTTGCATTCAG ATCCCAATAACCATGCTGGGAGCAATTTTAATGGACAAATCTGGGAGACGACCACTTATGATG ATCTCTTCCACTGGAACATTTCTAGGCTCTTTCTTAGCAGgaacttctttctttctcaag GGGCAGGGCTTGTTGCTTGAGTGGGTACCAATATTAACCATCGCAGGAGTGCTG ATTTATGTATCAGCATTCTCAATTGGAATGGGAGCAGTTCCCTGGGTGATCATGTCTGAG ATTTTTCCAATTAACATAAAGGGGATTGCTGGGAGCTTGGTGGTGCTAGTGAACTGGTCGGGGGCATGGGCAGTTTCTTTTACCTTCAACTTTCTCATGGACTGGAGTTCCTCAG GTACATTCTTGGTGTACTCGGGATTCTCAGTGCTAACAGTTCTTTACGTGGCCAAGTTTGTGCCAGAAACCAAAGGAAAAACACTGGAAGAAATCCAGAAAAGTATCAATTCATAG